Proteins from a genomic interval of Kineococcus rhizosphaerae:
- a CDS encoding transposase, translating to MWVLVGHAAEVAGDREAYPSDLSDAEWELIEPLLPKQGRMGRPRQDL from the coding sequence ATGTGGGTCTTGGTAGGGCATGCTGCTGAGGTGGCTGGCGATCGTGAGGCGTATCCCTCTGACCTCAGCGATGCGGAGTGGGAGCTCATCGAGCCGCTGCTACCCAAGCAGGGCCGGATGGGTAGACCGCGCCAAGACCTG